Within the Saccharopolyspora gloriosae genome, the region GCCCATGCCGAGCCCGGCCGCCCTGGTGAGAGCGGCGCGTCAGGACAGGTCGTGCGGAAGCAGCCGAGTCAGCGCGTCGTCCACGTTGACCCACAGGTTCTCGTTGCCCGGCACCACGACGTCGTACGTGCGGTCCAGGAAGTCCGCCAGCTCTTGCGCCGAGGCCTCGAACACCGCGTGGCCGGAAGGCGAGCTGAGCTCGATCGCGACGACCTCGGGATCGTCGACCGCGGGCCGGATGCTCACATCCCCCTCGCCGGCGTGCGCGATCAGGCCGTCCGCGAGCAGGTCGCGGGCGAACACCCACTCGACCCAA harbors:
- a CDS encoding SsgA family sporulation/cell division regulator, which codes for MRNDHVTLRSTAVFDLLAPQTPAVPVQVELRYDTRDPYAVVAAFRTGRAGWVEWVFARDLLADGLIAHAGEGDVSIRPAVDDPEVVAIELSSPSGHAVFEASAQELADFLDRTYDVVVPGNENLWVNVDDALTRLLPHDLS